A single window of Fervidicoccus fontis Kam940 DNA harbors:
- a CDS encoding MFS transporter, with amino-acid sequence MWFFIAILFLSLLSFLDLGIFTYIGYSFNVSPLVYGIIAATWSLIYIISNKLFGNLADKGENKLLMLISLINIFVATFLFSRGSLAYIAIAYMFHAISVSTANLSVSSSIFELTDSESWWKYSAAQRLLVYLIRGTTLLLISTGILSLSIFQVLMIATAIAAISAIVLPSIGVNIERKLHLINKNVSNVIEYSNMKSLAAINLENPTGLQGVLEGFKLKEGGVSSKNILLSLFFAIAMGDFMFTIMPLLIKGDISLNTLWISHGITGIVIGISLVLMSKILKGSKKSATFFVLLRGLWLALGIPLLFKPSGLILYLIIMYLSSSAIDTIFYNLYSETNSGYGANNYFIVREMGTLFGSLIAGMIMTFGLTAIIISLALMCTIALISIDI; translated from the coding sequence ATGTGGTTTTTCATAGCGATCCTCTTTTTGTCTTTGCTATCATTCCTCGATTTAGGCATATTTACATATATAGGCTATTCGTTTAACGTATCCCCTTTAGTTTATGGAATAATTGCCGCTACCTGGAGCCTTATCTACATAATTTCTAACAAGCTTTTTGGTAATCTTGCTGATAAAGGTGAGAATAAGCTATTAATGCTGATTTCACTGATTAACATATTTGTAGCAACTTTTCTCTTTTCTAGAGGAAGCCTTGCCTATATCGCAATAGCCTATATGTTTCATGCCATTAGTGTATCTACCGCGAATCTTTCCGTTAGTTCTAGCATTTTTGAGCTTACTGATAGTGAAAGCTGGTGGAAGTATTCAGCCGCACAAAGGCTTTTAGTGTATTTGATTAGAGGAACGACATTATTACTAATCTCTACGGGAATTTTGAGCCTAAGCATTTTCCAAGTTCTGATGATCGCTACTGCTATTGCTGCCATTTCAGCAATAGTTTTGCCTTCGATTGGAGTTAATATTGAAAGAAAATTGCATCTTATCAACAAAAATGTTAGTAACGTTATAGAATATTCAAATATGAAAAGCCTTGCTGCTATAAACTTGGAAAACCCTACAGGATTGCAAGGGGTACTAGAAGGATTTAAGTTAAAAGAGGGGGGCGTTTCTTCGAAAAATATACTTCTCTCCCTATTCTTCGCTATAGCAATGGGAGATTTCATGTTTACTATTATGCCATTATTGATTAAAGGAGATATCTCACTGAATACTTTATGGATATCACATGGAATAACTGGAATAGTAATCGGTATATCTTTAGTGCTTATGTCAAAAATCCTTAAAGGTAGCAAAAAAAGTGCGACCTTTTTTGTTCTGCTCAGAGGATTATGGCTAGCTTTAGGTATTCCGTTATTATTCAAACCTTCAGGCTTAATCTTATATTTGATTATAATGTATTTATCTTCTTCTGCAATAGATACGATATTTTACAATTTATACTCAGAAACAAATAGTGGATACGGAGCAAACAATTATTTCATTGTAAGAGAGATGGGAACGCTGTTTGGCTCTTTAATAGCAGGAATGATAATGACCTTTGGGTTAACGGCAATAATAATATCACTCGCTTTAATGTGCACAATTGCCCTTATCTCAATCGATATTTAA
- a CDS encoding PolB1-binding protein PBP2 family protein, translating into MDRGIRLSLSVFKKLYPGLSEEEYRVMDYFLTNLSVGEILAVRELERVYGIKNPESVIEILISKGLLERGTGCYNLSKTVREKLRSYKKQLI; encoded by the coding sequence TTGGATAGAGGAATAAGACTTTCTTTATCAGTATTTAAAAAATTATACCCAGGACTAAGCGAAGAAGAGTACAGAGTCATGGATTATTTTTTGACAAACTTATCTGTAGGGGAAATCTTGGCTGTTAGAGAGCTAGAAAGAGTTTATGGGATAAAAAATCCGGAAAGCGTTATAGAAATATTGATAAGTAAGGGATTGCTAGAAAGAGGCACTGGGTGTTACAATCTTAGTAAAACTGTAAGAGAGAAGTTAAGATCGTATAAGAAACAGCTCATATAA
- a CDS encoding biotin/lipoyl-containing protein has translation MVVVTSKVPGKIVDILVKDGDEVKKNQVLLKIESMKMIIETRSPKDGKVEKIFVSKGDFVQKDKPLLEIS, from the coding sequence ATGGTAGTAGTTACAAGTAAGGTTCCAGGAAAAATTGTTGATATCCTTGTAAAGGATGGAGACGAGGTAAAGAAAAACCAAGTTTTACTTAAGATCGAATCAATGAAAATGATAATAGAAACAAGATCTCCGAAGGACGGGAAAGTAGAAAAAATATTTGTAAGCAAAGGCGATTTTGTTCAAAAAGATAAGCCTTTGCTTGAAATCTCTTAA
- a CDS encoding ribbon-helix-helix domain-containing protein yields the protein MPKNKFVLVTCKIPPEMASAIDRLVEDKIFQSRSEAIRYAIGSLISTHFNKKGKESWIEE from the coding sequence ATGCCAAAAAATAAATTTGTGCTGGTAACATGTAAGATTCCGCCAGAAATGGCAAGTGCAATAGATAGACTGGTAGAAGATAAGATCTTTCAAAGCAGAAGCGAAGCGATAAGATATGCCATTGGATCTCTTATCTCGACACATTTTAACAAAAAAGGGAAGGAAAGTTGGATAGAGGAATAA